In the genome of Haloarcula sp. CBA1129, one region contains:
- a CDS encoding lactate utilization protein, whose protein sequence is MSQQKSEYADDADIDESLDELASEETIEETVENLEANGFDVIVVDSADDALAELQSVIPEEASVMNGHSTTLEEIGFVEYLSDGDHEWESLPDEIWSIDDDAKRQAARRESQTADYFLGGINGISQTGELVAADRSGSRIGAYPFAASNVVIVSGVNKIVPTLEDALDRLETVAYPLENERAKEAYGVDSAIAKQLILRQELEENRTTVVLIREHLGY, encoded by the coding sequence ATGTCCCAACAGAAATCAGAGTACGCAGACGACGCGGATATCGATGAATCACTGGACGAACTGGCCTCGGAAGAGACCATTGAAGAGACTGTCGAGAACTTGGAGGCAAACGGGTTCGATGTCATTGTCGTTGACTCGGCTGACGATGCGCTCGCGGAACTGCAGTCAGTCATCCCCGAAGAGGCGTCCGTGATGAACGGCCACTCGACGACGCTCGAAGAAATCGGGTTCGTCGAGTACCTGAGTGACGGTGACCACGAGTGGGAGAGCCTCCCCGACGAGATCTGGAGTATCGACGACGACGCAAAGCGCCAGGCTGCCCGCCGAGAGTCGCAAACGGCCGACTACTTCCTTGGTGGCATCAACGGCATTTCCCAGACCGGCGAACTCGTCGCGGCAGACCGTTCGGGAAGCCGCATCGGTGCGTATCCGTTCGCAGCCAGTAACGTCGTCATTGTCAGTGGCGTGAACAAAATCGTGCCAACACTCGAAGACGCGCTCGACCGACTGGAAACCGTCGCGTACCCCCTCGAAAACGAGCGTGCGAAGGAGGCCTACGGCGTCGACTCCGCGATTGCCAAACAACTCATCCTGCGGCAGGAGCTAGAGGAGAACCGCACTACCGTT